A genome region from bacterium SCSIO 12844 includes the following:
- a CDS encoding IS4 family transposase, which yields MMKHINELQQSLKHYFNLSFWNTECLTYFIIALQIINDVNLSQIAKCFPSKASTTSCYRRLQRFITRFEISFLSLWKLVDTIFNLSDQVILCMDRTNWKFGKVHINFLMIAIAYKGVAIPVIWSLLPQRKRGNSKAIDRQRLFDQLLEFIPATRIKTLLCDREFIDGNWIAYLSSKQVKFVIRAKGNYLASNKKISKLFLTLKASQARTLHNTKCIVGCDLYVSGLRLPTGELVIVVTREFNLNALDQYKIRWEIESFFSAIKKRGFNFENTHLTDMQKLSRLMFVVSIALIWSYRTGEILESIKPIKIKKHGFKAKSLIKIGTETIAKSLARAINSSEYICNIIKATFKPKISISQRMALVGVM from the coding sequence ATGATGAAACACATCAATGAATTACAACAGTCACTGAAGCACTATTTTAACTTATCTTTTTGGAATACTGAATGCCTAACTTACTTTATTATTGCCCTACAGATAATAAATGATGTTAATCTTTCACAAATTGCTAAATGTTTTCCATCAAAAGCATCAACTACGTCATGTTATAGGCGTCTTCAACGTTTTATCACAAGGTTTGAAATATCTTTTCTTAGCCTCTGGAAACTAGTCGACACCATTTTCAATTTATCTGATCAAGTCATATTATGCATGGATAGAACTAACTGGAAGTTTGGCAAGGTACATATTAATTTTCTAATGATTGCTATTGCTTATAAAGGTGTTGCAATTCCTGTGATTTGGTCACTGCTTCCTCAGCGAAAGAGAGGTAACTCAAAAGCCATTGATAGGCAGAGACTATTTGATCAACTACTTGAATTTATTCCTGCAACTAGAATTAAAACACTTTTATGTGATCGTGAATTTATTGATGGAAATTGGATAGCTTATTTGTCTAGCAAACAAGTTAAATTTGTTATTCGAGCCAAAGGTAATTATCTAGCTTCTAATAAAAAGATTTCAAAATTATTTCTAACTCTTAAAGCTTCACAAGCAAGAACACTTCATAATACAAAGTGTATAGTAGGCTGCGATTTATATGTTTCAGGACTGCGACTGCCTACAGGTGAATTAGTTATTGTTGTAACTAGAGAGTTTAACCTAAATGCACTCGATCAATATAAAATAAGATGGGAGATTGAGTCATTTTTTTCAGCTATTAAAAAACGTGGTTTTAATTTTGAGAATACCCACTTAACTGATATGCAAAAACTTTCAAGGCTTATGTTTGTTGTATCCATTGCATTAATATGGTCTTATCGTACAGGTGAAATATTAGAAAGCATTAAACCTATTAAAATTAAAAAGCATGGATTTAAAGCTAAGTCTTTGATTAAAATTGGTACTGAAACTATTGCTAAATCGCTAGCCAGAGCCATTAATTCTTCAGAGTATATCTGTAATATTATCAAAGCTACATTTAAACCTAAAATATCAATTAGTCAAAGAATGGCTCTGGTAGGTGTCATGTAG